A genomic region of Rhipicephalus sanguineus isolate Rsan-2018 chromosome 1, BIME_Rsan_1.4, whole genome shotgun sequence contains the following coding sequences:
- the LOC119377832 gene encoding lysosomal protective protein: protein MATMRFAALGVWVLPFLTLAFDPSKWEVTTLPGLSEPVNFKHYSGFLNAADGRQLHYWFMESQRSPTDDPLLLWLTGGPGCSALSAVATELGPFRIGPLGVNVTMNPYSWNKVANIIFLEAPAGVGFSYDPTGVYVSDDTKATEDNYLALLDFFDKYPQFKRNDFYAMGDSYGGIFVSLIMQRILRNPQGLNVKGYGIGNGAVDFKLHFKATIFYANYHSLLGRDLWDQITSNCCNNSISEETCDFTMDPKRIACAIPVAKVYNLVFKSGLNFQNLYDLCNLTETQLGLLPRRPEVTRQYATNHVLDTAVDQETTNLKSNDDRCSYNEDMTLYYNRRDVIEALHVEQSPLEWVPCAKELNFTKQHMTVRDVIQELIDYGSLKTIIFNGDVDMVCTSLGGEWFVRSLGVQPTSTYKMWHAGPVIAGFVQTFSKNVTFATVKGAGHLVSKDKPKESLHMISAFLSDIPLE from the exons ATGGCAACGATGCGCTTCGCTGCTCTTGGTGTTTGGGTGTTGCCGTTCCTCACGCTGGCCTTCGACCCGTCTAAGTGGGAAGTGACCACGTTGCCGGGACTCAGCGAACCGGTGAACTTCAAACACTACTCTGGATTTCTGAACGCTGCCGATGGTCGACAGCTCCATTACTG GTTTATGGAGAGCCAGCGGTCACCAACCGATGACCCTCTGCTGCTGTGGCTGACTGGAGGTCCCGGTTGCAGTGCGCTATCGGCAGTGGCCACAGAGTTGGGTCCGTTCCGCATTGGACcacttggcgtgaacgtaaccaTGAACCCATACAGCTGGAATAAG GTTGCAAACATAATATTCTTGGAAGCACCGGCTGGTGTCGGTTTCTCTTACGATCCCACCGGAGTCTACGTCAGCGATGACACCAAAGCAACCGAAGATAACTACCTGGCGCTGTTGGATTTTTTCGACAAATACCCTCAGTTCAAGAGAAATGACTTCTACGCGATGGGTGACAGCTATGGGGGCATCTTCGTCTCCCTTATCATGCAGCGAATTCTGAGGAACCCACAAGGACTGAATGTCAAG gGTTATGGCATCGGAAACGGAGCTGTGGATTTCAAGCTTCACTTCAAGGCGACCATATTTTATGCTAATTACCACAGCCTTTTGGGACGcga CCTCTGGGACCAGATTACTTCGAACTGCTGCAACAACAGCATATCCGAGGAAACGTGTGACTTCACAATGGATCCGAAGAGGATAGCCTGCGCCATTCCG GTTGCCAAAGTCTACAACCTTGTTTTCAAAAGTGGCTTGAACTTCCAAAACCTATACGATCTATGCAACCTCACAGAGACACAGTTGGGACTTTTGCCACGCCGCCCAGAGGTCACTCGACAGTACGCAACGAACCATGTACTGGACACAGCGGTCGATCAAGAAACCACG aATCTTAAATCTAACGACGACAGGTGCTCCTATAACGAAGACATGACGCTCTATTACAACCGACGAGATGTCATCGAAGCTCTGCACGTTGAACAGTCCCCGCTGGAATGGGTTCCGTGCGC GAAGGAACTCAATTTCACCAAGCAGCACATGACTGTGCGGGATGTGATCCAAGAACTGATAGACTATGGCAGCCtgaagactatcatctttaacgGCGACGTCGATATGGTGTGTACATCTCTTGGCGGCGAATGGTTCGTTCGCAGCCTGGGTGTTCAG CCCACTTCGACGTACAAGATGTGGCATGCTGGCCCCGTAATCGCCGGATTCGTTCAGACCTTCAGCAAGAACGTCACTTTTGCCACTGTGAAG GGTGCTGGTCACTTGGTTTCAAAAGACAAGCCTAAAGAATCTCTGCACATGATTTCCGCCTTCCTTTCAGATATCCCTcttgaatga